From the genome of Sylvia atricapilla isolate bSylAtr1 chromosome 26, bSylAtr1.pri, whole genome shotgun sequence, one region includes:
- the POLR2E gene encoding DNA-directed RNA polymerases I, II, and III subunit RPABC1: MDDEEETYRLWKIRKTIMQLCHDRGYLVTQDELDQTLEEFKAQFGDKPSEGRPRRTDLTVLVAHNDDPTDQMFVFFPEEPKVGIKTIKMYCQRMQEENITRALIVVQQGMTPSAKQSLVDMAPKYILEQFLQQELLINITEHELVPEHVVMTKEEVTELLARYKLRENQLPRIQAGDPVARYFGIKRGQVVKIIRPSETAGRYITYRLVQ; this comes from the exons ATGGACGACGAGGAGGAGACGTACCGGCTCTGGAAGATCCGCAAGACCATCATGCAG CTCTGCCACGACCGCGGGTACCTGGTGACCCAGGACGAGCTGGACCAGActctggaagagttcaaggcgCAGTTCGGGGACAAGCCCAGCGAGGGCCGGCCCCGTCGCACCGACCTGACCGTGTTGGTGGCTCACAATGATGATCCCACCGACCAGATGTTCGTGTTCTTCCCCG AGGAGCCCAAGGTGGGGATCAAGACGATCAAGATGTACTGCCAGCGCATGCAGGAGGAGAACATCACCCGGGCCCTGATCGTGGTGCAGCAGGGAATGACCCCCTCGGCCAAGCAG TCCCTGGTTGACATGGCTCCCAAATACATCCTGGAGcagttcctgcagcaggagcttctCATCAACATCACAGAGCATGAG CTGGTGCCAGAGCACGTGGTCATGACAAAGGAGGAAGTAACGGAGCTGCTGGCCCGATA caaactGAGGGAGAACCAGCTCCCCAGGATCCAGGCTGGCGACCCCGTGGCCCGGTACTTCGGGATCAAGCGTGGCCAG GTAGTGAAGATCATCAGGCCCAGCGAGACAGCGGGCAGGTACATCACCTACAGGCTGGTGCAGTGA